A part of Sebastes fasciatus isolate fSebFas1 chromosome 10, fSebFas1.pri, whole genome shotgun sequence genomic DNA contains:
- the foxo4 gene encoding forkhead box protein O4, translating into MEDSSVPPIDPDFEPQSRPRSCTWPLPRPEISAVKPEGADGSESAAGTPPADEDKPEPQQITSESEKAAVEAAEGGTAAGGGGAGATPRKGSSRRNAWGNQSYADLISQAIDNSPEKRLTLAQIYEWMVKTVPYFRDKGDSNSSAGWKNSIRHNLSLHNKFLRVHNESTGKSSWWMLNPEGGKTGKAPRRRAASMDNSSKLLKSRMRAKQTKKQAGAAGLGGAGGALQGDGSTGSAGADSPNSSQQFPKWGVNSSSPSSRGSLDDSDMWTTFRPRTSSNASTLSGRLSPIAPGQEDDDNLPKDVLLGRYNASSLTPTLTETLMEELDLIDGLTLMTGQQGGASPSTAPPAPPTPLPSASTLLPRGSSFSSFHQLQSSSLPQAPTHTGTQASVSQCGPSSKEPSTFSNSLFNPMSSPGSRVGGHYSTHVPSSLEALLTSDSPPPSDVMMTQVDPLMPSPGGVGRMGLGTPVVGVRSKPNQLLLGKGLEPNTVAPMALCHLHHHQQQQHQQQQQPQQQQQQQHQHHSQMGLGMILSGMSQDPLQLSGLKAHHAAVPAVGSHHGGPIISANPGMNLLGISQFGAPSCFPTGQDRLPTDLDIDMFTENLDCDVDYIINSDLMDGDSLDFDNFDPILPGGQGYAGPATTQGSATSWVPS; encoded by the exons ATGGAGGACTCGTCGGTGCCCCCGATTGACCCAGATTTCGAGCCCCAGAGCAGACCCCGCTCCTGCACGTGGCCGCTGCCGAGGCCCGAGATCTCGGCTGTCAAACCGGAGGGGGCGGACGGATCCGAGTCCGCCGCCGGGACCCCGCCCGCCGACGAGGACAAGCCGGAGCCCCAGCAAATCACCTCCGAGTCCGAGAAGGCTGCGGTGGAGGCGGCAGAGGGAgggaccgcggccggagggggCGGAGCCGGAGCGACGCCTCGTAAAGGGTCATCCCGGCGCAACGCGTGGGGGAACCAGAGCTACGCAGACCTGATCAGCCAGGCCATCGATAACTCACCTGAGAAGAGGCTGACCCTGGCGCAGATCTACGAGTGGATGGTGAAGACAGTGCCTTACTTCAGAGACAAAGGAGACAGCAACAGCTCAGCTGGCTGGAAg aATTCAATTCGCCACAATTTATCACTCCACAACAAGTTCTTGAGGGTACACAATGAATCAACAGGCAAGAGCTCCTGGTGGATGCTCAACCCAGAAGGAGGGAAGACCGGGAAAGCTCCTCGCCGCCGGGCCGCCTCCATGGACAACAGCAGCAAACTGCTGAAGAGCCGCATGAGGGCCAAGCAGACCAAGAAGCAGGCAGGAGCGGCCGGCCTGGGCGGCGCTGGAGGGGCGCTGCAGGGCGACGGCAGCACAGGTTCAGCGGGCGCAGACAGCCCTAATTCGTCCCAGCAGTTTCCCAAGTGGGGGGTTAACAGCAGCAGCCCCTCGTCCCGCGGCAGCCTGGATGACTCCGACATGTGGACCACCTTCCGCCCACGTACGAGCTCTAACGCCAGCACCCTGAGCGGACGTCTGTCCCCCATCGCTCCTGGACAGGAGGACGATGATAACCTGCCTAAGGACGTACTGCTAGGAAGATATAATGCCAGCAGCTTGACCCCCACCCTCACCGAGACCCTCATGGAGGAGCTGGATCTGATCGACGGCCTCACATTGATGACTGGGCAGCAGGGAGGGGCCAGTCCCAGTACAGCCCCGCCAGCACCTCCCACTCCGCTGCCCTCCGCCTCCACCCTGCTGCCCCgtggctccagcttctcctcctTCCATCAGCTGCAATCATCCAGCCTCCCACAGGCTCCCACTCACACCGGGACCCAGGCCTCCGTCTCTCAGTGTGGACCGAGCAGCAAAGAGCCGTCAACCTTCAGCAACTCCCTCTTCAACCCCATGTCCAGTCCCGGCTCTCGTGTCGGCGGCCATTACAGCACCCACGTGCCTTCCAGCCTGGAGGCGCTGCTCACCTCCGACTCCCCTCCTCCCAGTGATGTCATGATGACCCAGGTGGATCCCCTCATGCCCAGTCCTGGAGGGGTGGGGCGGATGGGCCTGGGCACACCTGTGGTGGGCGTGAGGTCCAAACCCAACCAGCTGCTGTTGGGTAAAGGGCTGGAGCCGAACACGGTGGCCCCCATGGCGCTGTGTCAccttcaccaccaccagcagcagcagcaccagcagcagcaacagccacaacaacaacaacaacaacaacaccagcaTCACTCTCAGATGGGGTTGGGGATGATCCTCTCAGGTATGTCTCAGGACCCGTTACAGCTCTCTGGCCTCAAAGCCCATCATGCCGCGGTGCCAGCGGTGGGCTCTCATCACGGAGGGCCCATCATCTCAGCCAATCCCGGCATGAATCTGCTGGGGATCAGTCAGTTCGGAGCTCCGTCCTGCTTCCCGACCGGTCAGGACCGACTGCCCACAGACTTGGACATTGACATGTTCACCGAAAACCTGGATTGTGACGTGGACTACATCATCAACAGTGACCTCATGGACGGAGACAGCCTCGACTTTGACAACTTTGACCCCATACTGCCTGGAGGCCAAGGCTACGCTGGCCCGGCCACCACACAGGGCTCCGCTACAAGCTGGGTGCCCAGTTAA